ACACTCGGCCACGTCACGGTGCGGCCGGGTAGATACACCCGCTCTCCGGCGCCACCCTCGAGCCTCACGCCGCCGTTCCTCACCCGGTATGCCGCGCTCGGCGCGCAGACGGCGCCGCTGCTCGATCTGCCGGCTAGCGCGTTACGGCTGTGCGCCGCGTCGATCGAGGACCCGTCGCTGCTGCGATATTTAGTCGGGCTCGGTACCGGCCTGACGCCGACCGCCGACGACGTACTCGCCGGGGTACTCGGCGCCTTACACAGCTTTCGCCATGACGCGTTTGGGACGTTCGGCGCTCAGGTCGCGGCCTTGACCGCGCGCACGACGTGGCTGTCCGCGCGGCTACTGGAGGCGGCCGCCGCGGGAGCTCATTCGGCGCCAACTCTCGCGCTGCTGACACGGGTCAGCGATGACGATGCGGCGTGGGCGCGAACTGTGCACGAAGTGCTTCTGCATGGGCACACGAGCGGTGCCGGGCTCGCCTATGGCGTCGCGCTTGGCGCGCACGCGAGCAGCAGCCTGATCCACCTCAACCAAGGAGATGCCGCGTGAGCGAGCACGTAGAGATCCGCAGCGGCGTGTACCGCGACTCGGTCGCGCTGCTTCAGGTCAGCAAGCACGTCGCCGCCGTCGCGGGGGTCGAGGCGGCAATCATTGCGATGGCGACCGAGCTCAACCTCGACCTGGCGCGGCAGATGGGATTCACGGGTCTAGATGCGGCCGAGCCGGCCGACCTGTTGATCGCGATCCGCTGCGGCGACGACGTTCTTGAGACCGCGTTGACCGAGATGGAAGGCGCGATGGCCTCGTCCCCGTCGGTCGCGGCGAGCAGCCTCGAAGTGCCGGCGCACACGGTCGGTGCGGCGTTGCGCCGCGCCGACGAGGCCACCCTGGTGTTGCTGTCCGTGCCGGGCGCCCACGTGCTGCCCGAGGCTCTCGACGCGCTCGAGGCAGGCCGCAGCGTGATGATCTTCAGCGACAACGTGCCTATCGCGCACGAGGTACTGCTCAAAGAACTAGCCGCGCAGCGCGGTCTACTGGTGATGGGTCCGGACTGCGGCACGGCCATCGTGGGCGGGGTTGCGCTGGGCTTCGCCAACGTCGTACGACGTGGCGACGTTGGCATCGTGGCCGCTTCAGGCACAGGCGCGCAGCAGCTCGCCTGCCTACTGGACCACGCCGGCATCGGTATTAGTCAGCTGATCGGCGTCGGCGGACGCGACCTCCGGGCGGAGGTCGCCGGCCGCTCCACGATCCAGGCCCTCAGCGCACTCGATGCCGACCCGGGTACGACGGACATCATCGTCGTGTCCAAACCCGCACCGGCCGAGGTCACCCATGCCGTCCGCGCGGTCGCCGAGCGACTCTCCACGCGCGTAACGTTCTGCGTCCTGGGTCCTGGTCAGCCCACGATGTCCGACACGGTCAGCTCTCTCGTGCAGTCGCGTCACGGCACGTCACCTAAGTGGCCGGCTGTTGGTGTCCGCGAGCAGCAACCGCGCGCCGGACGTCTCAGTGGCATCTATAGCGGCGGCACCCTGGCCGACGAGGCGATGGTCATCGCGTCGTCGCGGCTCGGCGAGGTGCGCTCCAACATTCCCTTGTCGCCCGGGCTGCTCATCGGTCCGAACGAACGCGCCAGCACACACGTGGTCATCGACTACGGCGACGACGAGCTCACCCGCGGCCGACCGCACCCGATGATTGACCCCAGCATCCGGCTCGAGCGGATCGCCATGGACGCTGCCGATCCATCGTGTGCGGTGATCCTGCTGGACGTCGTACTCGGGCACGTCGCCGATCCCGATCCGGCCGCCACGTTGGCGCCTGCGCTTCGCGCCGCGGGCAAGCCAGTCATCGTCTCACTCATCGGCACCGAAGCCGATCCACAACACTGGTCGCGCACCGCCGAGGCACTCGCCGACGCGGGCGCGGAGGTCTATCTCTCCAACGCGCAGGCGACAGCCCGCGCGGTCGACCTCGTCGCCGAAGGGACTGTCGCATGACCGATCCGAGTTATTCGTTTCTGCGCGACGAACCTGTCATCGTGAGCGCCGGCGCCGCGATTTTCGATGAGGCTCTGCACGGTCAAGCAGTGCCGCTCACGGTTGTCGACTGGGCGCCACCGCGATTTGCCGATTCGGCCCACATCGCCTCTGTGACAAGTGATCCGCGGCGGCACGCGGCCAATCAGCAGGCACTCGACCGGGTACTCACGGCCCGTTCAGAACTGGTCGACGTGCGGCCCGCATCCGAGGCGCTGGGTCTGAAACCGGGGCAGTTTCTGCACGCTGGCCCACCGATCACGTGGGACCGCGCATCCGGTCCGATGCGCGGTGCGCTCATCGGCGCGATGATCTTCGAAGGCCTTGCTGCAAACGCGGAAGATGCCGAACGGGCCCTCGCCGGCGACAACGTCGAACTCGACTCCTGCCACCATCACGACGCGGTCGGACCGATGGCCGGGGTCATCTCCCCGTCTATGTGGGTGTTCGAACTGCGCGACCCGGTGCACGGGGGTACGGCGTACTGCTCGCTCAACGAGGGTTTGGGCAAGGTGCTGCGCTACGGCGCCTACGGCCCAGAGGTCATCGACCGGCTTACGTGGATGAGCACGGTCCTCGGCCCCGCACTCCAGACTGCCGTGCGTGCGGCGAAAACCGTCGACTGTGCAACGATTCTCGCGCAAATGTTGCAGATGGGCGACGAAGGCCACAACCGCAATCGCGCGGGTACGCTGATGTTACTGCGCGACTTACTTCCCCACCTTGTCGCCAGCGGCGTGCCGGCGCGTGACCTCGCTGAGGTCTGCCGGTTCGTCGGTGGAAACGACCACTTCTTCCTCAACCTCGTGATGCCGACCGCCAAACTCGCAATGGATGCCGGTCGCGGCGTACCCGGGTCGAGCCTGGTCGTGGCGATGGCGCGCAATGGTACCGACTTCGGGATCCAGTGCTCCGGCACGGGAGACCAGTGGTTTACCGGACCCGCCAACAAACCCGAAGGCCTATTCCTCGGGCAGTACGGCCCCGACGACGCCAACCCGGATATCGGCGACTCTGCAATCACCGAGACGATCGGCGTCGGTGGATTCTCGATGGCGACTGCGCCGGCGATCGTGCGGCTTGTCGGCGGCGACGTCAACTTCGCGCTCACCACGTCCCGGAAAATGTACGAGATCACCCTCGGCGAGCATCCGATGTACTCGATCCCGATCCTCGAGTTTCGCGGGATTCCGTGTGGCATAGACGCTCTCGCGGTTGCACGGACCGGGATCTTGCCGCAGATCAACACCGGAATGGCCGGTGCGCTCGCCGGTACCGGCCAGGTCGGCGCCGGACTGGTCACCCCGCCCGAGAAGTGCTTTACAGATGCCGTTGCGGCGCTGGCGGCAGCGCGTCCGTCAACGGCGTAAGCGCGATACCAAGCAGTCCGGGGCCTACGTGCGCGCCGACGACTGCGCCCACCTCGCCGACCACGATTGACGTATCGGCAGGCAATGCCTTTGCCAAGTCTGCGGCTAACGACTCGGCGCGGTCGGCGGCCGCGAGATGCTGCACCGCGATCTGCACCTGATTGTCACGCTTTGCCGCATCGACCAGAGCAAGGGCCTTGAGCCGGGCGATTGCTCGGCTCGACGTGCGAACCTTTTCCAGCGGCATGATCCGGCCTTCGGACAGGTGCAGCAATGGTTTAACCGCGAGCGCCGTACCCAACAACGCTTGTGCCGCGCCGATCCGACCGCCGCGACGTAAGTATTCAAGAGTGTCCACGTAGAACAAATTGGTCGACTCTTCGGCGATCCAATTGACCAACCGCACGATCTCGTCGGCCTCGATGCCAGCCTCCGCCGCTCGCTTCGCGGCAAGTGCGGCCTGACCCATGGCCATGCAGGTGATGCGGGAGTCGACGACGTGGACCCGGCCCTGCGGACGCTTCTCGTTGCATTCGGCGGCCGCCGTACGCGCGCTGTCGAACGTGCCCGACAACTCGGAGGAGATATGCACGCTGACGATGTCACTTGCGCCTTCGTCGAGCAGCCGGTAATAGACGCTCAGGAAGTCCTCTGGCGTGGGCCGCGAGGTAGAGACCGCGATGCTCTTGTCGCGCAATGCCGTCGCGACGTCCTGCGGAGTAATCTCGCCGCCCTCCTGCCCGCTGCGATCACCGAGCACGACATGCAGCGGCACGATCGAGACCGGGTGCTCGGCAAGCAGCGCCTGCGGGATGTACGACGTCGAGTCCGTCACGACAGCGGTGCCATTGGTCATGGCTCCAACCTAGGGCATTCCAGCGCGATTAGCGCGTCACGGATCAGCGGTGGTGCGGAACGGGCGCTGGCTGGGGTCGTTCGGTGGAGAGCGTCTCGTCCGAGTCGACGTTGGGCGTCGACTCCTCTTCGAGCGCGGCGAGCGGGCCGATGTTGTGTCCGTGTAGCCGCCACGAGCGGTCGGCGCCGCGGCGCAGCTCGCTCCAGCGACAGTTAGCGAGCGGTGACAGCTGCATCCAGTGCTCCTCGGGCAGCCCGAGGACCCGTGCCAGCAGCGCCTTGTGCGTGCCTCCGTGCGCCACCAGCACGACGGTGCCGTCGTACTGGTCGACGATCTCGGCGAGCAGCTCGGCCGCTCGGTCTGCCACCTCGGGTGCGCTCTCACCGTCACCACGGTGGACCTCGTCGCCGCGTTGCCATGCGGCCAACTCATCCGGGAACCGTGCGGCGACTTCGGCGCGGTCGAGCCCCTCCCAGCGGCCTAGCGACGTCTCACGTAAACGTCGGTCTGCGTGGATTTGCATGCCGGTCAACTCGGCCAAGGCTGCGGCGGTCTGCATCGCTCGAGACAGGTCCGAAGAATAGATCGCGGTAGGTTGTTCGGCCGCGAGGTACGGCGCGGCCTCGGCCGCCTGCCGGATGCCTTTCGGCGCGAGCGGGACATCCTGCTGCCCCTGAAACCGGCCGGCCGAGTTCCAGTCAGTGAGTCCGTGCCGCCACAGGATAAGCCGTTCGATGCTCACTCGGCCGAGTCCGCGGCCGCCCGCGCTGGATCCTCGAATGGGATTTCGGGGCAGTCTTTCCAAAGCCGCGCGAGGTCGTAGAAGACGCGCTCCTCGGTGTGCTGCACGTGTACGACGATGTCAACGTAGTCCAACAGCACCCACCGGCCTTCCCGGGCGCCTTCGCGGCGTACCGGCTTGACCTTGTCCTTGAGCAGTCGCTCTTCGATTGCGTCGACAATCGATTTGACCTGCCGCTCATTGCTGGCCGAGACGATGACGAAGCAGTCGGTGATGACCAGCTGTTCACTGACGTCGATGATCACGATGTCGGTGCCGAGCTTGTCCGCGGCCGCGGTGGCGGCGGTGGTAGCGAGGTCAATGGACTTCTGGGTGGCGCTCACGATTACGGCGTACTCCTCAAGGGCGTGGGTGTCGTATACAGGTTACGCGCGCCGATAGAGCTTGCGCTTCTCGATGTACTGCACTACCCCATCGGGCACGAGATACCAGACCGGCATTCCGCGGCCTCGGCGTTCCCGGCAGTCCGACGAAGAGATCGCCAACGCCGGAACTTCGACAAGGGTCACCGCGCCGTCGGGTAGTCCGTCGTCGTCGAGCACGTAGCCCGGACGGGTGACCCCGATGAAGTGGGCGAGCTCGAACATGTCTGCCGCGTTCTTCCAGCTCAGGATCTGCTGAAGGGCGTCCGCGCCGGTGATGAAGAACAGCTCCGCGTCCGGATAGGTGCGGTGCAGATCGCGCAGCGTGTCGATCGTGTACGTCGCACCGCCGCGGTCGATGTCCGCCCGGCTCACGGAAAATCGCGGGTTGGACGCGGTCGCGATGACCGTCATCAAGTAGCGATCCTCCGCGGGGCTCACCTGGCGATCAACCTTCTGCCAGGGCTCGCCGGTCGGCACGAAGATCACCTCGTCCAACCCGAACAGGGTTCCTACCTCGCTGGCGGCGACAAGGTGGCCGTTGTGCACCGGGTCGAACGTGCCGCCCATGATGCCTATACGGGCTGGGCTCACGCGCCCGGGAGGATGTTGTGCACAAACTCGGCGAGCTGCGCCGCGTTTCGGCATTCCTGCATGTCGATGACGTCGGCGTACCGGTCGGCGACGGAGTCACCGCTGCCCCACATCCGCTGCGCCTCTGGGTTGAGCCAGTAGGCGTGCCGGGACCGGCCGACGATCGTGCGCAACGTGGCCAGACTCGGGTCACGATAGTTGCTGCGCGCATCGCCCAGGATCAACAGGGAGGTCTTGGGCCCCACCGCTTCAGGCCATTTTTCCTCGAAGGCCTCGAACGAATGGCCGTAGTCGCTGTGGCCGTCGAACCAGACGAGGTTGGCCTCGCGCCCGATCCGTTGTACAGCGGTGGGCAGGTCGGCACCGGGGGTGAAGAACTCGGTCACCTCGTCGGTGGTGTCAACGAAGGCGAACGCGCGCACCTTGGAGAATTGCTCGCGCAGCGCTGAGGTCAGCATCAGCGTGAAATGCGAGAAGCCGGCAACCGAACCAGAGACGTCGCACAGGACGACGAGTTCGGGTTTGTGCTGCTTGCGCGGCTTGTGGTACGTGTTGATCGGGATGCCGCCAGTGGCAAGCGAGGCGCGGACCGTACGCCGGAAGTCCAGCCGACCGGAGCGCCCGAGACGACGCCGAGCCGCAAGCCGAGAGGCAAGACGACGCGCAAGAGGATGGACGGTACGGCGTAGCTCGGCGAGGTCGTCCGACTGGGCGCGCAGAAAGTCGACCTGGTCGGCCATCGGGCGGACCGTCGACTTTGCGACATTGTCCTTGCCGCGATCCTCGGCGACGCGGCGACGTACCTCGGCGTCGACCAGACGGCGAAACTCGGCGAGCCGGTCACGAATGGTCTGGCGGGCGACAGCTTCTTGCATGCCACCCTTGTCGGCGCCCTTGAGCAAACCGGCGAGCAGTTGAGATACAAGCGTGTCCGGGGACAACGCACGCATCACGCGGTAGCTGTAGTAGGACTCGCGCCCACCACCCGCGGCGCCCTTGCCCAGCGCCGAGACGGCGTTGCGCGCGATTCGGCGCAGCAGGTCGGTATCGCCATTGAGCAACGCATCGGCGAGCATCTTGCGCCACGCTTCGATGTCGGCCTCGCCGTCGGCGTTGGTCGGCAACTCGGGGTTGTCCGGGTCGCCTTCGCCACCCTCACCGTCGCCGGAGCCGATCGCGGTGCCGTCCCCGACCGCCAGCGGCCACCACAGGTCAAACATGGTGTCGAAGGCGAGCCGGTACGACGGCCGCTTGACGCAGACCGCCGCCAGACCCTCGCGAAGGTCTTCGCGGCGTAGTACGTCGACGGTGTTGAACACCGTTGCGGTGTCGATGCACTCGCCGATGCCCACCGGGATTCCGGTGCCGCGTAATGCGTCTACGAATCCGGTGAGGTGGCTGAGGAGTCCACCCGTTGCCACGGTTGCGTCCGGCGCCTGCGTGGTCATGGCTAGTTCAGCTTCAGTTCGCCGGCGGCCTTGGCCGCGTCGCTGGCGTGTTTGAGTACGACGCCGAGCGTGGTCTTGACCGCTTCCTCGTCGAGGGTGTTGATGCCGAGCGCGAGGAGGGTCTGGGCCCAGTCAATCGTCTCGGCGATCGACGGCGACTTCTTCAGCTCCATCGCGCGCAGTGCGCGGGCCGTCCGCACGATTTGCTCTGCGAGCGCCGGTGCAACGTCGGGCACCCGGGAGATGATGATGTCGCGCTCGCGCTCGGGACCCGGATAATCCAGGTGGAGGTAGAGACAACGCCGCTTGAGCGCCTCGGACAGCTCGCGGGTGGCGTTGGAGGTCAGCAGCACGAACGGGCGGCGGTCCGCATGGATCGTGCCCATCTCGGGGATCGTGACCTGGAAGTCACTGAGAATCTCAAGCAGCAGGCCTTCGACCTCGACGTCGGACTTGTCGATCTCGTCGATCAGCAGCACGGTCGGGTCGGTACGCCGGATTGCGGTCAGCAGCGGACGCGACAGGAGGAACTCTTCGCCGAAGATGTCGTCGCTG
This genomic stretch from Antricoccus suffuscus harbors:
- a CDS encoding DUF2877 domain-containing protein, producing MAKTMQTSLRCAAPERTRPLWESAVQPLRVVMSFRYAIYLETEAGEPLALCTRDAAAMPFSAVLPVTSDDVTMPARVSDARIGDGILTLGHVTVRPGRYTRSPAPPSSLTPPFLTRYAALGAQTAPLLDLPASALRLCAASIEDPSLLRYLVGLGTGLTPTADDVLAGVLGALHSFRHDAFGTFGAQVAALTARTTWLSARLLEAAAAGAHSAPTLALLTRVSDDDAAWARTVHEVLLHGHTSGAGLAYGVALGAHASSSLIHLNQGDAA
- a CDS encoding FdrA family protein yields the protein MSEHVEIRSGVYRDSVALLQVSKHVAAVAGVEAAIIAMATELNLDLARQMGFTGLDAAEPADLLIAIRCGDDVLETALTEMEGAMASSPSVAASSLEVPAHTVGAALRRADEATLVLLSVPGAHVLPEALDALEAGRSVMIFSDNVPIAHEVLLKELAAQRGLLVMGPDCGTAIVGGVALGFANVVRRGDVGIVAASGTGAQQLACLLDHAGIGISQLIGVGGRDLRAEVAGRSTIQALSALDADPGTTDIIVVSKPAPAEVTHAVRAVAERLSTRVTFCVLGPGQPTMSDTVSSLVQSRHGTSPKWPAVGVREQQPRAGRLSGIYSGGTLADEAMVIASSRLGEVRSNIPLSPGLLIGPNERASTHVVIDYGDDELTRGRPHPMIDPSIRLERIAMDAADPSCAVILLDVVLGHVADPDPAATLAPALRAAGKPVIVSLIGTEADPQHWSRTAEALADAGAEVYLSNAQATARAVDLVAEGTVA
- a CDS encoding DUF1116 domain-containing protein translates to MTDPSYSFLRDEPVIVSAGAAIFDEALHGQAVPLTVVDWAPPRFADSAHIASVTSDPRRHAANQQALDRVLTARSELVDVRPASEALGLKPGQFLHAGPPITWDRASGPMRGALIGAMIFEGLAANAEDAERALAGDNVELDSCHHHDAVGPMAGVISPSMWVFELRDPVHGGTAYCSLNEGLGKVLRYGAYGPEVIDRLTWMSTVLGPALQTAVRAAKTVDCATILAQMLQMGDEGHNRNRAGTLMLLRDLLPHLVASGVPARDLAEVCRFVGGNDHFFLNLVMPTAKLAMDAGRGVPGSSLVVAMARNGTDFGIQCSGTGDQWFTGPANKPEGLFLGQYGPDDANPDIGDSAITETIGVGGFSMATAPAIVRLVGGDVNFALTTSRKMYEITLGEHPMYSIPILEFRGIPCGIDALAVARTGILPQINTGMAGALAGTGQVGAGLVTPPEKCFTDAVAALAAARPSTA
- a CDS encoding DegV family protein — protein: MTNGTAVVTDSTSYIPQALLAEHPVSIVPLHVVLGDRSGQEGGEITPQDVATALRDKSIAVSTSRPTPEDFLSVYYRLLDEGASDIVSVHISSELSGTFDSARTAAAECNEKRPQGRVHVVDSRITCMAMGQAALAAKRAAEAGIEADEIVRLVNWIAEESTNLFYVDTLEYLRRGGRIGAAQALLGTALAVKPLLHLSEGRIMPLEKVRTSSRAIARLKALALVDAAKRDNQVQIAVQHLAAADRAESLAADLAKALPADTSIVVGEVGAVVGAHVGPGLLGIALTPLTDALPPAPQRHL
- a CDS encoding histidine phosphatase family protein — its product is MSIERLILWRHGLTDWNSAGRFQGQQDVPLAPKGIRQAAEAAPYLAAEQPTAIYSSDLSRAMQTAAALAELTGMQIHADRRLRETSLGRWEGLDRAEVAARFPDELAAWQRGDEVHRGDGESAPEVADRAAELLAEIVDQYDGTVVLVAHGGTHKALLARVLGLPEEHWMQLSPLANCRWSELRRGADRSWRLHGHNIGPLAALEEESTPNVDSDETLSTERPQPAPVPHHR
- the rsfS gene encoding ribosome silencing factor, with amino-acid sequence MSATQKSIDLATTAATAAADKLGTDIVIIDVSEQLVITDCFVIVSASNERQVKSIVDAIEERLLKDKVKPVRREGAREGRWVLLDYVDIVVHVQHTEERVFYDLARLWKDCPEIPFEDPARAAADSAE
- the nadD gene encoding nicotinate-nucleotide adenylyltransferase; this encodes MSPARIGIMGGTFDPVHNGHLVAASEVGTLFGLDEVIFVPTGEPWQKVDRQVSPAEDRYLMTVIATASNPRFSVSRADIDRGGATYTIDTLRDLHRTYPDAELFFITGADALQQILSWKNAADMFELAHFIGVTRPGYVLDDDGLPDGAVTLVEVPALAISSSDCRERRGRGMPVWYLVPDGVVQYIEKRKLYRRA
- a CDS encoding vWA domain-containing protein → MTTQAPDATVATGGLLSHLTGFVDALRGTGIPVGIGECIDTATVFNTVDVLRREDLREGLAAVCVKRPSYRLAFDTMFDLWWPLAVGDGTAIGSGDGEGGEGDPDNPELPTNADGEADIEAWRKMLADALLNGDTDLLRRIARNAVSALGKGAAGGGRESYYSYRVMRALSPDTLVSQLLAGLLKGADKGGMQEAVARQTIRDRLAEFRRLVDAEVRRRVAEDRGKDNVAKSTVRPMADQVDFLRAQSDDLAELRRTVHPLARRLASRLAARRRLGRSGRLDFRRTVRASLATGGIPINTYHKPRKQHKPELVVLCDVSGSVAGFSHFTLMLTSALREQFSKVRAFAFVDTTDEVTEFFTPGADLPTAVQRIGREANLVWFDGHSDYGHSFEAFEEKWPEAVGPKTSLLILGDARSNYRDPSLATLRTIVGRSRHAYWLNPEAQRMWGSGDSVADRYADVIDMQECRNAAQLAEFVHNILPGA
- a CDS encoding AAA family ATPase, giving the protein MTTNSSAKASNAPVVPHRPHFSSVDEVLAKLGEQGYLADRATATTVYLADHLGKPLLVEGPAGVGKTELAKAINGAIDADIVRLQCYEGLDEARALYEWNYKKQLLRIQQGNATAAASGETWEDASDDIFGEEFLLSRPLLTAIRRTDPTVLLIDEIDKSDVEVEGLLLEILSDFQVTIPEMGTIHADRRPFVLLTSNATRELSEALKRRCLYLHLDYPGPERERDIIISRVPDVAPALAEQIVRTARALRAMELKKSPSIAETIDWAQTLLALGINTLDEEAVKTTLGVVLKHASDAAKAAGELKLN